In Labrus mixtus chromosome 13, fLabMix1.1, whole genome shotgun sequence, a single genomic region encodes these proteins:
- the LOC132986690 gene encoding mid1-interacting protein 1-B-like, whose protein sequence is MMMQLTESPTQKNSLFNAMNRFIGAVNNMDQTIMLPSMLRDVPLEDRDLSHLKTEEEEGDMYSYYQLLKSIRRDIEWGVRCAAADERRAITRMNSNASTYSSSSSSFSSASSSSSMSSEEEDEEDEDLEKQFQFHLTGLQGVLSKLTLQANSVTKRYKEEIGI, encoded by the coding sequence ATGATGATGCAGCTGACAGAATCCCCCACCCAGAAAAACTCCCTCTTCAACGCCATGAACCGCTTCATCGGCGCCGTGAACAACATGGACCAGACCATCATGCTGCCCAGCATGCTGCGGGACGTCCCGCTGGAGGACCGTGATTTGAGTCACCTGAAAACCGAAGAGGAAGAGGGCGACATGTACAGCTACTACCAGCTGCTCAAATCCATCCGCCGGGACATCGAGTGGGGGGTCAGGTGCGCTGCGGCGGACGAGAGGCGGGCGATCACCCGCATGAACTCCAACGCCTCCACCTactcatcatcatcgtcatcgttCTCATCAGCATCTTCATCGTCCTCGATGTCATccgaggaggaagacgaggaggacgaggatcTGGAGAAGCAGTTCCAGTTCCACCTGACAGGGCTGCAAGGGGTGCTGTCCAAGCTCACGCTGCAGGCGAACTCCGTCACCAAGCGCTACAAGGAGGAGATTGGAATCTGA